GCCATATTTATCTGAGTTATGCCGAAGAGGGCAAAGACGGTAAAGCGGGCACGGCCGTCGGCTTTGGGCGTCTGTCCGATGACAACACCAGGCTGGAAAACTTCCAGGTCATTTTCCGCCAGGAACCCAAGCTGTCTGTCGGCAATCATTTTGGCTCGCGCATTATCTTCGATCGCAAGGGCTACATGTTCATTGCGCTGGGCGAGAACGATCAACGCCCTACCTCCCAGGATTTGGACAAGTTGCAAGGCAAGATTGTGCGGCTGTTCCCTGACGGACGCATCCCCCAGGACAATCCATTCGTGGGCAAACAGGGCGTGCGTCCCGAGATCTGGTCTTACGGACATCGCAATCAGCAAGGCGCTGCGCTCAATCCCTGGACCGGCGCCTTGTGGACCAATGAACACGGCCCGCGCGGTGGAGATGAGGTCAATATTCCCGAGCCTGGCAAGAACTATGGCTGGCCACTGGCCACCTATGGTATCAATTACTCCGGGTTGCCGATTCCCGAAGCCAAAGGCACCGACGGCGCCGGGCTGACTCAACCCATTTACGCCTGGAAAGTCTCACCGGCAATCAGCGGCATGGCCTTTTACGATCACGACCGTTTTGCGCCATGGAAGCAGTCTGTGTTTATCGGCGCGCTGGCGCAGCAACGCCTGCTGAACCTGAAGGTGGACGGCACCGCTCTGAAGGACGAACAGGTAATCTTCGAAGGCGAGCGTATTCGTGATGTGAAGGTCGGTCCCGATGGCTACGTCTATGTCCTGACCGATACCGGCGATGGCAAGCTGATTCGCCTCGGCCTGCAAAACTGAACCCAAAAAAAAGGCCCGCCGCAGCGCAATGCTGTGACGGGCCGGGCTCACTGTCGTAAATTGATCAGAACGGCAGGATCAATACAGAACACGCGCCTTGATGGTGCCGGTAATCGCCTTGAGCTGCTCCAGCGCCTTGTCCACATCTGGCGTTTCCACGTCGATGACCACATAGCCATTTTGTGGATCAGTCTGCAGGTACTGACCCACAATATTGACGCCATCCTGCTGGAACACCTGGTTGATCGCCGTAAGCACGCCAGGACGGTTCTCGTGAATATGCAGGAAACGACGTGCGCTCTTGTTTTCCGGCAGCGACACTTCCGGGAAGTTCACGGCAGACAGCGTTGAACCATTGTCGGAATACTTGACCAGTTTGCTGGCCACTTCGATGCCGATGTTCTCCTGGGCTTCGGAAGTAGACCCACCGATATGCGGCGTCAGGATCACATTATCGAACTTGCGCAACGGTGAAACGAACTCTTCATTATTCGACTTGGGCTCTGACGGGAAAACGTCAATAGCCGCGCCGGCCACGCGTTTTTCTTCAAGTGCTAGGGCCAGTGCGTCGATATCGACCACCGTACCGCGCGACGCATTGATCAGATGCGCGCCCACTTTCATTTGCGCAATGCGTTCTGCGCTCATCAGGTTTTTGGTGCTGTCATTTTCGGGAACGTGCAACGAAACCACATCTGCAATATTCAGCAGATCTGTAAGCGAACTGACGGCACGGGCATTGCCCAGCGGCAGCTTGCTTTCGATGTCATAGAAATAGATTTCCATGCCCAGCGCCTCGGCCAGGACCGACAACTGGGTGCCAATGTGGCCGTATCCGATAATCCCCAGCTTCTTGCCACGCACCTCGTGGCTGCCCGCTGCCGATTTAACCCATTCACCACGGTGTACTTCGGCGTTGGCTGCCGGTACGCGGCGCATCAGCAAAATAAGTTCGGCCAGGACCAGTTCTGCGACAGAACGGGTATTGGAAAAGGGTGCGTTGAACACGGGAATACCCAGGCGCTTGGCTTCCTGCAGGTCCACCTGGTTGGTGCCAATACAGAAACAGCCGACACCAACCAGTTTTCTGGCCGACTGCAATACGTCTGCGCTCAGTTGCGTGCGCGAGCGGATCCCTACGAAATGTGCATCGGCAACGGCTTGCTTGAGCTGCTCGCCTTCCAATGCTTTCTTGTGATAATCAATATTGCTGTAGCCCGATGCATGCAGCACATCCAGCGCATTCTGATGAACGCCTTCGAGCAATACAATTTTGATCTTGTTCTTATCAAGGGACACTTTTTCCATGGGTTTCTTCGCTTAGACAGTTGGGTGTGGGGGAGATTTATTGTATCGAAATGTGCTGGTGGCGTCTTGCAAAGCCACCGAACAGTTCAAATGTACTGCTTGCTCACTTAAATAGAGGTGAAATTTTTCATGTCGTCATGAAATGCCCGCATGAAAAAAAGCGCCTTGCGTGACAGCTGCAAGGCGCTTTTAGTTCCCGGCCGAAGCCGGGATGACAACAGATGACCTGTTCGCTTATTCTGCAGCAGGCGGCTCTTCGTCGGTGTTGGTACCCAAAGGTGCAAACACGTTGTCCAGCGTAACCGGCGCAGACTCCTCGAAAGGATTCTCCTGGGCACGCACGGCAGCGCGTTCGGCACGTTCGCTTTCCTCTTTGGCTTTGCGAGCCAGGTGGAAAGACATACCGGTTCCGGCAGGAATCAGACGTCCCACGATCACGTTTTCTTTCAGACCGCGCAGATCATCACGTTTACCCATGATGGCCGCTTCGGTCAGCACCCTTGTGGTTTCCTGGAAGGAAGCCGCAGAGATGAACGAGTCGGTGGACAGCGATGCCTTGGTAATACCCAGCAGGATATTGTCGTAGGTCGCCGGAATCTTGTTGTCGGCAACCACACGATCATTCTCGTTGAGCAATTCGGCACGCTCAACCTGTTCACCCGTGATGAACGAGGTATCGCCCGCATCCACGATGTTCACACGACGCAGCATCTGACGTACGATCACTTCAATGTGCTTGTCATTGATCTTCACGCCCTGCAGACGGTACACGTCCTGAACTTCGTTGACGATGTAGATTGCCAGCTTCTCGATGCCCTGCAGACGCAGAATATCGTGAGGATCAGCCGGACCGTCTACAATCATCTCACCCTGGTTGACCACCTGGCCGTCGTGTACCAGCACCTGTTTCTCTTTCGGAATCAGGAACTCATGCACCGTACCATCGGTCTCGGTAATGACCAGACGCTGTTTACCCTTGGTATCCTTACCAAACGACACAGTACCTGTGACATCTGCCAGCATACCGGCGTCTTTCGGCGAACGGGCTTCGAACAGCTCGGCCACACGAGGCAGACCCCCGGTAATATCGCGGGTTTTCTGTGATTCCTGTGGAATACGAGCCAGAATCTCACCAATATTGACCTGCTGTCCGTCACGCACGGTAATCAGCGCGCCAACCGGGAATGAAATATTCACGGAGTGGTCGGTACCAGCAATCTTGACCTCTTCACCGGCCTCGTTGATCAGCTTGATCTGAGGACGCATCAGCGTTTTGCCGCCGCGTGATTTCGGTGTAATGACCACCAGCGTGGACAGACCGGTTACATCATCCACCTGTCTGGCAACAGTCTGACCCTCTTCGATATTCTCGAAGCGGACCTCACCCGAGTATTCGGACACGATCGGACGGGTCAGCGGATCCCATGAAGCCAGGCGTGTACCGGCTTTCACGGTATCGTTATCGCCCACCAGCACGGTTGCGCCATAAGGAATCTTGTGACGTTCACGTTCACGGTTGCTATCGTCGAAAATCACGATTTCACCGGAACGGGAAATGGCCACACGCTCGCCTTTCGCATTGGTCACATACCGCATGGAACCGGCAAAGCCAACCGTACCGGCAGACTTGGTCTCAACCGAAGAGGCCATGGCTGCACGTGAGGCCGCACCACCAATGTGGAACGTACGCATGGTCAGCTGGGTACCCGGTTCACCAATAGACTGAGCAGCAATCACACCCACGGCTTCACCGGTGTTGACCATATTGCCGCGACCCAAGTCACGGCCATAGCAGTGTGCGCAAAGCCCATGACGGGTTTCGCAGGTCAGCGGTGTGCGGATCTTGACTTCATCCACGCCAATGCGATCGATCAGCTCTACCGCATCTTCATCCAGCAGGGTGCCGGCAGCAATCGCCGTTTCCTGTGTATCAGGATTAACGATATCGGCAGCCGCTACACGACCCAGAATACGGTCATGCAACGGTTCGATAACCTCACCGCCTTCAACCAGGGCTTTCATCAGATAGCCGTTGCTTGTGCCGCAATCGGTTTCAGTGATGACCAGATCCTGGGTCACGTCAACCAGACGACGAGTCAGGTAACCTGAGTTCGCGGTTTTCAGCGCGGTATCGGCCAGACCTTTACGTGCACCGTGGGTGGAGATGAAGTACTGCAGTACGTTCAGACCTTCACGGAAGTTCGCGGTAATCGGCGTTTCAATGATCGAGCCATCAGGCTTGGCCATCAGGCCACGCATACCGGCCAGCTGACGAATCTGCGCTGCTGAACCACGGGCGCCGGAGTCGGCCATCATGTAAATGGAGTTGAACGATTCCTGGCGGGCATTTTCGCCCAGACGGGTTACAACCGGCTCTGTCGCCAGTTGCTCCATCATGGCCTTGCCCACTTTATCACCGGCCTTGCCCCAGATGTCGACCACGTTGTTATACCGTTCCTGCGAAGTTACCAGACCTGACGAATACTGCTTGTCGATCTCTTTAACTTCATTGCTGGCCTGCGTCAGAATTTCTTCCTTCACAGTTGGGATAACCATGTCGCCCATGGCAATTGAAATACCGCCACGAGTCGCCAGACGGAAACCGGACTGCATCAGCTTGTCGGCAAAAATCACCGTATCGCGCAGGCCACAACGACGGAACGACTGGTTGATCAGGCGTGAAATTTCTTTCTTCTTCAGGGCACGGTTCAGCACGCTGAACGGCAGCCCGTTAGGCAGAATTTCCGACAGGATCGCACGGCCAACGGTTGTTTCAAAGCGGCGCAGCACAGGCTGCCATTCGCCCTGGTCGTCTTTCTCGTATTCGTTCAGACGCACAGTCACGCGTGACTGCAGCTCGACTTCACGATTGTCATAGGCACGAATCAGCTCTGCCAGATCGGCAAAGAACAGACCTTCGCCCTTGCCATTGATACGTTCACGGGTTGCGTAGTACAAACCCAGCACGATATCCTGAGAAGGCACAATGGAAGGCTCGCCGCTGGCAGGAAACAGGATATTGTTGGAGGCCAGCATCAGGGTGCGGGCTTCCAGCTGTGCTTCGAGCGACAGGGGCACGTGAACAGCCATCTGGTCACCGTCAAAGTCGGCGTTAAAGGCTGCACACACCAGTGGGTGCAGCTGAATCGCCTTACCTTCGATCAGGACCGGTTCGAATGCCTGAATACCCAGACGGTGCAGCGTAGGCGCACGGTTGAGCATGACAGGGTGTTCGCGAATCACTTCTTCCAGGATATCCCAGACCACAGGCTCGTGCGCTTCAACCAGTTTTTTCGCAGCCTTGATCGTGGTCGCCAGACCCATAATCTCAAGACGGTTAAAAATAAACGGCTTGAACAGTTCCAGCGCCATCAGCTTGGGCAGACCGCATTGGTGCAGTTTGAGCTGCGGACCCACCACGATCACGGAACGACCAGAGTAGTCCACGCGTTTACCCAGCAAGTTCTGACGGAACCGACCGCTTTTACCCTTGATCATATCGGCCAGGGATTTGAGCTGACGCTTGTTGGCGCCAGTCATGGCCTTGCCGCGACGACCGTTATCCAGCAGCGAGTCAACCGATTCCTGCAGCATCCGTTTTTCATTACGCAGAATGATGTCTGGTGCCTTCAGTTCGATCAGACGCTTGAGCCGGTTATTACGGTTAATCACGCGACGATACAGGTCATTCAGGTCAGAGGTCGCAAAGCGGCCGCCATCCAATGGCACCAACGGACGCAAGTCCGGCGGCAGCACGGGCAGCACTTCCATGACCATCCAGTCCGGTTTGATACCGGATTTCTGGAAGCCTTCAATCACTTTCAGACGCTTGGAGATCTTTTTGATCTTGGCATCGGAGCTGGTTGCCTTCAGTTCGGCGCGCAAAGACTCCGCCTCGCGATCGATATCGATCGTGCGCAGCAGTTCCCGCACGGCTTCCGCACCCATCAGGGCCGTGAAGTCGTCGCCGTACTCTTCAGTCTTGGCCAGGAAATCGTCGTCGGACATGATCTGACCGCGCTTGAGCGGCGTCATGCCTGGCTCGATCACGCACCATGCTTCAAAGTACAGTACGCGTTCGATATCACGCAGGGTCATGTCCAGCACCATACCCAGACGGGATGGCAGGCTTTTCAGGAACCAGATGTGCGCAACCGGGCTGGCCAGTTCAATGTGACCCATGCGTTCACGACGCACTTTGGTCACCGTCACTTCAACGCCGCATTTTTCGCAGATCACGCCACGATGTTTCAGGCGCTTGTATTTACCGCAAAGACATTCGTAATCCTTGATCGGGCCAAAGATTTTGGCGCAGAACAAACCATCACGTTCCGGCTTGAATGTCCGATAGTTGATGGTTTCTGGCTTTTTGACTTCGCCATAGGACCATGAACGGATTTTTTCAGGAGAGGCAATCCCAATCTTGATGGCATCGAACTGCTCATCCGGGGAAATCTGTTTGAATAAACCTAGTAATCCCTTCATTCTTTACGCTCCAAATCCATGTCCAGTGACAGAGAACGAATCTCTTTCACCAGCACGTTGAACGACTCAGGCATACCTGCGTCGATGACGTGATCGCCCTTAACAATGTTCTCATACACTTTGGTACGGCCAGCAATGTCATCCGATTTAACGGTCAGCATTTCCTGCAGCGTATACGAAGCACCATAGGCCTCAAGTGCCCACACCTCCATCTCACCGAAGCGCTGGCCACCAAACTGGGCTTTACCGCCCAATGGCTGCTGCGTAACGAGAGAGTACGGACCAGTAGAACGTGCATGCATCTTGTCGTCGACCAGGTGATGCAGTTTCAGGTAATGCATGTAGCCGATCGTGACCGGGCGCTCAAAGCGCTCGCCCGTACGACCGTCGAACAGGTAAGCCTGGGTGCGAGAGTCGGTCAGTTGCAGACGTTCCTTCACATCATCAGGATAAGCCAGTTCCAGCATACTGGTAATTTCTTCCTCGGTGGCGCCGTCAAATACCGGTGTTGCCAGCGGCACGCCATTTTGCAGGTTGCGTGCCATCTCGATGATCTGCTCATCGTTCAGGGTATCAATCTGCGCCTTGGCGCCGGTGGTGTTGTACACCTTGTTCAGGTACTCGCGGATCTGTCCGACCTGCACTGCACGCTCATCTTTCATGAGATCGGCAATCCGGTGACCCACACCCTTGGCAGCTCCAGCCCAGATGCACTTCAAGCACCTGACCCACGTTCATCCGTGACGGCACACCCAGCGGGTTCAGCACGATGTCGGCAGGGGTACCATCAGCCATGTGAGGCATGTCTTCCACAGGTGTAATACGCGATACCACACCCTTGTTACCGTGACGGCCGGCCATTTTGTCACCTGGCTGCAGACGACGTTTCACGGCCAGATAGACCTTGATCATCTTGAGCACGCCCGGTGGCAGTTCATCGCCCTGCGTCAGTTTCTTGCGCTTCTCTTCGAAGGCCAGGTCAAACTCATGGCGTTTCTGCTCGACCGATTCCTTGGTCTGTTCCAGGGCCACTGCGGCGCCTTCGTCAGACAGACGGATATCGAACCAATGCCAGCGCTCTACGCCGTCCAAATACTCTTCGGTAATGACCGAGCCTTTTGGCAGACGGTTCGGGCCGCCGTTAACGGTTTTGCCGATCAGCAGCTTGCGGATACGATCGAAGGTGTCGTTCTCAACAATACGCAACTGGTCATTCAGATCCTGACGGTAGCGGCTCAGTTCATCATTAATGATGGCCTCGGCACGCTTGTCGCGGGGAACGCCTTCACGCGTAAAGACCTGAACGTCGATCACGGTACCGACCATGCCTGAAGGCACGCGCAGCGAGGTATCTTTTACGTCAGAGGCTTTTTCACCGAAAATCGCACGCAGCAGTTTTTCTTCCGGTGTCAGCTGGGTCTCGCCTTTTGGCGTGACTTTACCGACCAGTACGTCATCGGCGCGCACTTCCGCACCAATATGCACAATACCAGACTCGTCAAGACGGTTCAGCTGAGTTTCTGCCAGGTTGCTGATATCGCGCGTGATTTCCTCGTTACCGAGTTTGGTATCACGAGCAACGACGGTCAGCTCTTCGATATGAATAGACGTATAACGATCATCTGCCACAACTTTTTCGGAAATCAGGATTGAATCCTCGAAGTTGTAGCCGTTCCATGGCATGAACGCGATCAGCATGTTCTGGCCCAGAGCCAGTTCACCCAGATCGGTTGACGCACCATCGGCCAGCACGTCGCCACGGGCAACGTGATCACCACGTCTGACGATAGGACGCTGGTTGATGTTGGTGTTCTGGTTGGAACGCGTGTACTTGATCAGGTTGTAGATATCCACACCCACTTCACCGGCCTGGTTCTCGTCGTCATTGACACGAATCACCACGCGATCGGCGTCGACATGATCAACGATACCACCCCGCGTTGCCTGCACTGTCGTGCCCGAGTCAACCGCCACGGTACGTTCAATACCAGTACCCACCAGCGGTTTTTCAGGACGCAGGCAAGGAACAGCCTGACGTTGCATGTTGGCGCCCATCAGCGCCCGGTTCGCATCGTCGTGTTCCAGAAACGGAATCAGCGAAGCCGCCACAGAAACGATCTGCGATGGCGCAACATCCATGTAATGCACATTTTCAGGCGCAGTCAGCATGGTTTCACCGGCTTCACGGCAGGCGATCAGGTCATCCTGGAAGCGACCTTCTTCGTCCAGCACCGCGTTGGCCTGGGCGATCACATAGTTGCTTTCCTCAATGGCAGACAGATACTCAATCTGGTCACTGACCTTGCCGTCGATAATCTTGCGGTATGGTGTTTCCAGGAAGCCATAGTCATTCAGACGGGCATACAGCGCCATGGAGTTGATCAGACCAATGTTCGGGCCCTCAGGCGTTTCGATCGGGCATACACGACCATAGTGCGTCGGATGCACGTCCCGCACCTCGAAGCCTGCACGTTCGCGCGTCAGGCCACCCGGGCCCAATGCAGAAACACGACGCTTGTGGGTAATTTCAGATAGCGGATTGGTCTGGTCCATGAACTGCGACAGCTGGCTTGAACCGAAGAACTCCTTGATCGCAGCCGAAATAGGCTTCGAGTTGATCAGGTCGTGCGGCATCAGGTTATCGGCTTCAGCCTGACCCAGACGCTCTTTAACGGCACGCTCAACGCGCACCAGGCCAGCGCGGAACTGGTTCTCTGCCAGTTCGCCCACACAACGCACGCGACGGTTACCCAGGTGATCAATGTCGTCGATCACGCCCTGGCCGTTACGCAGCGCAACCAGCACCTTGATGGTTTCCAGAATGTCTTCGTCGGTCAGGGTCATCGGACCCGTGATATCGTCACCACGGCCCAGACGGCTGTTGACTTTCATCCGGCCCACGCGGGACAGATCGTAAGACTCTTCGCTATAGAACAGGCGCTGGAACAATGCCTCCACCGCTTCTTCGGTCGGCGGCTCGCCAGGACGCATCATGCGATAGATGGCTACGCGGGCAGCCATCTGGTCTGCCGTTTCATCGGTACGCAGGGTCAGTGAAATAAACGCGCCACGATCCAGTTCATTGGTGAAAATGGTCTGGATTTCATGCACGTTCGCATCACGGATCTTGACCAGCAAAGACTCTGTGATCTCATCATTGGCATTGGCGATCACTTCGCCGGTATCCGCACTGATCACATTCTTGGCCAGCACACGGCCAACCAGATAGTCTTCAGGCACGGAAATGCGTTCGATCTTGGCGTTGGCCAGTTCGCGCAGGTGCTTGCTGTTGATACGCTTGTCTTTTTCGACCAGCACAGTGCCGTTTTTGTCTGTGATATCGAAACGGGCCACTTCGCCCTTCCAGCGCTCGGGCACCATCTGCATCAGCGCGCCTTCGGATTTGATATCAAAATGATCAAATTCGTAGAAGTGCGCCAGAATGGTTTCCGGTGTCAGGCCAATCGCCTTGAGCAGAATGGTCACGGGCATCTTGCGGCGACGGTCGATACGGAAGAACAACACGTCCTTCGGATCGAACTCAAAGTCAAGCCATGAGCCACGGTAAGGAATAACGCGGGCAGAAAACAACAATTTGCCCGAGCTGTGCGTTTTACCACGATCGTGTTCAAAGAACACACCGGGAGAACGATGCAGTTGTGATACGATTACACGCTCAGTACCGTTGATCACGAAAGAACCGGTGTCAGTCATCAGGGGAATTTCACCCATGTAGACTTCCTGTTCCTTAATCTCTTTAACGGTAGGTTTGCTGACTTCACGGTCCATCAGAACCAGTTTGACTTTGGCACGCAGCGGTGAGGCAAAGGTCAGTCCACGCAACTGACACTCTTTGACATCAAACACCGGCTCGCCCAGCATATAGCTGTCGAACTCCAGCCTCGCCATGCCGTTGTGGCTGACGATAGGGAAAATGGATTTAAACGCCGCCTGCAGACCTTCGTCTTTGCGCTGGCTTGAAGAAACCGACTGTTGCAGAAAAGTACGGTAGGAATGTAATTGTGTAGCTAACAGATAAGGTACGTCCTGAACATCTTCGCGTTTTGCGAAGCTTTTACGGATACGCTTTCGTTCTGTGTACGAGTAAGGCATGAGCACTCCGACTCGAGAGGGTTGTAAGAATTATGGGGTTGTCCATAATCCATGGGGTTTTACGACTCCACGAAAAACGCCTTCTTTCAATTTATTCTGCCGACAAGACAGTGAAAAGGTCGTCTTTCCTAGAAACGCAAAAACCCGGAGGTGGCTAAAGCCACTCCGGGTATCATCGTTAGATGATTACTTGAGTTCAGCTTTAGCGCCAGCGTCTTCAAGTTTTTTCTTCGCTTCTTCAGCTTCAGCTTTGGAAACGCCTTCTTTAACTGGTTTTGGTGCACCGTCAACCA
Above is a window of Advenella kashmirensis WT001 DNA encoding:
- a CDS encoding PQQ-dependent sugar dehydrogenase; this translates as MATVIVSGFHVATAQAQATTMSPGDKAPVARNVTTETLLKGLEHPWSMAFLPDNAGMLITERSGRLNYWKPGNDKPAVVSGSPKVWASGQGGLLDVVLAPDFAKTRHIYLSYAEEGKDGKAGTAVGFGRLSDDNTRLENFQVIFRQEPKLSVGNHFGSRIIFDRKGYMFIALGENDQRPTSQDLDKLQGKIVRLFPDGRIPQDNPFVGKQGVRPEIWSYGHRNQQGAALNPWTGALWTNEHGPRGGDEVNIPEPGKNYGWPLATYGINYSGLPIPEAKGTDGAGLTQPIYAWKVSPAISGMAFYDHDRFAPWKQSVFIGALAQQRLLNLKVDGTALKDEQVIFEGERIRDVKVGPDGYVYVLTDTGDGKLIRLGLQN
- the serA gene encoding phosphoglycerate dehydrogenase — translated: MEKVSLDKNKIKIVLLEGVHQNALDVLHASGYSNIDYHKKALEGEQLKQAVADAHFVGIRSRTQLSADVLQSARKLVGVGCFCIGTNQVDLQEAKRLGIPVFNAPFSNTRSVAELVLAELILLMRRVPAANAEVHRGEWVKSAAGSHEVRGKKLGIIGYGHIGTQLSVLAEALGMEIYFYDIESKLPLGNARAVSSLTDLLNIADVVSLHVPENDSTKNLMSAERIAQMKVGAHLINASRGTVVDIDALALALEEKRVAGAAIDVFPSEPKSNNEEFVSPLRKFDNVILTPHIGGSTSEAQENIGIEVASKLVKYSDNGSTLSAVNFPEVSLPENKSARRFLHIHENRPGVLTAINQVFQQDGVNIVGQYLQTDPQNGYVVIDVETPDVDKALEQLKAITGTIKARVLY
- the rpoC gene encoding DNA-directed RNA polymerase subunit beta', whose translation is MKGLLGLFKQISPDEQFDAIKIGIASPEKIRSWSYGEVKKPETINYRTFKPERDGLFCAKIFGPIKDYECLCGKYKRLKHRGVICEKCGVEVTVTKVRRERMGHIELASPVAHIWFLKSLPSRLGMVLDMTLRDIERVLYFEAWCVIEPGMTPLKRGQIMSDDDFLAKTEEYGDDFTALMGAEAVRELLRTIDIDREAESLRAELKATSSDAKIKKISKRLKVIEGFQKSGIKPDWMVMEVLPVLPPDLRPLVPLDGGRFATSDLNDLYRRVINRNNRLKRLIELKAPDIILRNEKRMLQESVDSLLDNGRRGKAMTGANKRQLKSLADMIKGKSGRFRQNLLGKRVDYSGRSVIVVGPQLKLHQCGLPKLMALELFKPFIFNRLEIMGLATTIKAAKKLVEAHEPVVWDILEEVIREHPVMLNRAPTLHRLGIQAFEPVLIEGKAIQLHPLVCAAFNADFDGDQMAVHVPLSLEAQLEARTLMLASNNILFPASGEPSIVPSQDIVLGLYYATRERINGKGEGLFFADLAELIRAYDNREVELQSRVTVRLNEYEKDDQGEWQPVLRRFETTVGRAILSEILPNGLPFSVLNRALKKKEISRLINQSFRRCGLRDTVIFADKLMQSGFRLATRGGISIAMGDMVIPTVKEEILTQASNEVKEIDKQYSSGLVTSQERYNNVVDIWGKAGDKVGKAMMEQLATEPVVTRLGENARQESFNSIYMMADSGARGSAAQIRQLAGMRGLMAKPDGSIIETPITANFREGLNVLQYFISTHGARKGLADTALKTANSGYLTRRLVDVTQDLVITETDCGTSNGYLMKALVEGGEVIEPLHDRILGRVAAADIVNPDTQETAIAAGTLLDEDAVELIDRIGVDEVKIRTPLTCETRHGLCAHCYGRDLGRGNMVNTGEAVGVIAAQSIGEPGTQLTMRTFHIGGAASRAAMASSVETKSAGTVGFAGSMRYVTNAKGERVAISRSGEIVIFDDSNRERERHKIPYGATVLVGDNDTVKAGTRLASWDPLTRPIVSEYSGEVRFENIEEGQTVARQVDDVTGLSTLVVITPKSRGGKTLMRPQIKLINEAGEEVKIAGTDHSVNISFPVGALITVRDGQQVNIGEILARIPQESQKTRDITGGLPRVAELFEARSPKDAGMLADVTGTVSFGKDTKGKQRLVITETDGTVHEFLIPKEKQVLVHDGQVVNQGEMIVDGPADPHDILRLQGIEKLAIYIVNEVQDVYRLQGVKINDKHIEVIVRQMLRRVNIVDAGDTSFITGEQVERAELLNENDRVVADNKIPATYDNILLGITKASLSTDSFISAASFQETTRVLTEAAIMGKRDDLRGLKENVIVGRLIPAGTGMSFHLARKAKEESERAERAAVRAQENPFEESAPVTLDNVFAPLGTNTDEEPPAAE